GCTAGTAGTGTCTATGACTTCTCCTGTGTCCTTTACCCGGAGAGTGTACTCGACTAGCGCAAAGGTGCCCTCCTCTAGCGGCATTGCTGCCTTCACACCCCGCTCCTAAGGTACCAGCCAGCGTCAATGACGTTCTCGATATAAATTCTGTCGTGGCGGCGCCTAGGCCGGCCCCATCCTAGCGGCTCCATCCGCTCATTAAGCACTAGCACCGGGTATCTTCTACAACGCCCCGGAGGCATAGGGCGGTACGAGGCAATAGACTCGGGCAGCACGTCGCGTCCGTAGAGGAAGAGCCTCTCGCCCTGGGGCTTTACCACTACGTAGCCCTGGCGGGGCCTCAGCCGGTACCTAGCTATAACCGAGCACATGCCGAGGAAGGGCGTAAGCCTGCCTCTCCTCACCCTGGCCACGTGTATGCCCGCGCTGGCTACACTAGAGCGCAGCCCCCGGGGCAGCGACAACACGGTCTCGGCTACCGGGCTAGCCATAGCGTAGACGTCTAGCACGCCCCCGGGGCCCGGGCGGCAGACTACCCGGAGCCCTAGGTCCTCTAGCCTTTTGTCCACGCCGAGGCATTCTAGCAGCCTATCCATCTCCCCCGCGGCTTCTCTGCACTCTGCTAGCTCGTCTTCACCAGCCTGCATATCGTGAAGCCCTCCGTGGAATGGCGGTGTGGGAAGAAGCGCTTGCACCTCGACACGGAGGGGTCTAGGTCTAGGCCTATGTACCTGGCCACGCCGGGGCTCCCCGCCGTATAGCTTGGCTCCTCCACCTCGAAGTCTCCCCTGCTCTCGAGGAGGGTGGATACAACGTACTCGTTCTCCTCCACTGATATACTACACGTGGCGTAGACCACGGCGCCCCCGGGCTCCAAGGCGTCAAGGGCTGCGTCAAGCAGTTCTAGCTGAAGCTCTACCCTAGAGAGTATGTCGCCGAAGCTGCGGGGCCACCGCCCGCGCTGGAAGGGCAGCAAGCCCTCACCACTACACGGGGCATCGAGGAGTATTGAGTCGAAGCGCCCTAGCTCTGGGAGCTGGCGCGCATCCATGTGGAGCGCCGCAACATTGAGTACTGCGAGGCGGCTCATATTGTTCTTCAGCGCTAGTAGCTTCCTACGGTTAATGTCAGCAGCTATTATCGGGGCCGACGGGTTGTGCTGTGCTATCTGGCTAGTCTTCACGCCTGCCCCAGCACACATGTCGGCTATCCTTCTCGCGTCCTCGGGGCTGAGGGCAGGCACAACCATCATGGATGCCGGGCCCTGAACTGTGTAGAGCCCCTGCATGTACTCATGCAGAGCTCCTATTGGGTAGGGTGTCTCCTCGACCACCAGCCCATACCACAGGTAGGGATGGCGGCGCGTTACTACGCCCTTCTCTGCTAACCGCTCAGTAAGCTCCTCAACTCCAGCGAGGAGCGTGTTAACGCGGATAGTCTTCATTACCGATTCCTCGCTTGCTCCTAGAAGCTGTTCTGCCTCGTCGCCGAGCAGAGCGAGGTATCGTAGAGCCTGGTGGACGTGGATGAAGCTATAACGTGCTACCAGCAGCTTCGCCCTGGCTAGTAGCTCCTCGTCTTGCTCTAGACCCTCCAGTTGCTCCCTCAGCGCCTCTACCGCCTTGCGATAGACTGTTTTCCTCCTAGACAGGTTTGAGGCACCCCCAGAGGCCTAGGCATGGGACTCCCCGCTGTGTAGCCGCCATGGTGGCCGAGCAGCGCCCGGCGGCACGGAGGTAGAGGCCAGCCATGAGGCGCGGTGTCTTCGTGGGCCGTTTCCAGCCTCCACACTGGGGCCACATAGAGGTTATAAAGTGGTGCCTAGACCGCGTAGACGAGCTCATAATCGTCGTTGGCTCTGCCCAGGAGAGCCACACAATCAAGAACCCGTTCACGGCTGGCGAGCGGATAGAGATGCTCCTGCTAGGCCTAAGGGACGCGGGCGTAGACACGTCACGGATAATGATAGTACCCATACCCGACATCGCTATGAACTATGTGTGGCCGCGGTACCTCGAGATGCTTCTCCCGCGCTTCGAGGTAGTATTCTCGAGGAACCCACTGGTGACCAGGCTCTTCACAGAGTACGGCTACCGCGTAGAGGCGCCGCCGGCTTTTAGCCGGGGCGAGTACAGCGCGACAAGGATACGCACCCTCATACTCCGCGGCGACGAGTCCTGGAAGAGGCTGGTACCCCCGAGCGTCGCCCGGTTCATTGAAGAGATTAAAGGCGTTGAAAGACTCATAGCCATCTCCAGGAGGGACTAGAGGAGCCTTGGAGCCGCTAGTCATAGACGGAAGCTTCGGCGAGGGTGGAGGCCAGATACTGAGGACCACACTGGCCCTCTCAGCCCTACTCGGCCGCCCCGTGAAGATAGTGAATATTAGGGCTAAGAGGCCCCGGCCGGGGCTCCAGCGCCAGCACCTCACATCCGTCAGAGCCGTGGCCGAGGTAGCTGGCGCGCGGGTCGACGGCCTCCGGCTAGGCTCCACCGAGATAACGTTCTGGCCAGGGAGGCTGCGGAGCGGGCGCTTCCGCTTCGACATAGGCACAGCTGGCAGCATAACCCTGGTACTGCAGGCCGTGCTGCCCGTCCTAGTCTACGCCCCGGGCCGCGTCGAAGTCGAGATAAGGGGCGGGACCGACGTGCCCTGGAGCCCGCCGATAGACTACGTGAGGTTCGTACTGTCTAGGCTCCTCGAGCGTATGGGCTACGTGTTCCGCGTCACGCTGAGGAGGCGCGGGCACTATCCCCGGGGCGGCGGCGTGGTCGTGGTGGAGGTACCCCAGCCTCCGGGCCAGCTCGAGCCCGTCAGGCTAGACAC
The window above is part of the Pyrodictium abyssi genome. Proteins encoded here:
- a CDS encoding nicotinamide-nucleotide adenylyltransferase, which gives rise to MRRGVFVGRFQPPHWGHIEVIKWCLDRVDELIIVVGSAQESHTIKNPFTAGERIEMLLLGLRDAGVDTSRIMIVPIPDIAMNYVWPRYLEMLLPRFEVVFSRNPLVTRLFTEYGYRVEAPPAFSRGEYSATRIRTLILRGDESWKRLVPPSVARFIEEIKGVERLIAISRRD
- the rtcA gene encoding RNA 3'-terminal phosphate cyclase — its product is MEPLVIDGSFGEGGGQILRTTLALSALLGRPVKIVNIRAKRPRPGLQRQHLTSVRAVAEVAGARVDGLRLGSTEITFWPGRLRSGRFRFDIGTAGSITLVLQAVLPVLVYAPGRVEVEIRGGTDVPWSPPIDYVRFVLSRLLERMGYVFRVTLRRRGHYPRGGGVVVVEVPQPPGQLEPVRLDTAGPVKAFEGLSHAVRLPRHVAERQARAAKELIEAKYPGLPVEIETEWYEPGRDPHLGPGSGIVVWAFTGNSVLGGDSIGAKGKPAEKVGREAAEKLLEDLATGKALDRHASDMLIPYAALACGESLLGGAKLTMHAWTNIEIVKRILPEARMEFVEGGEIGEPFALRVQGVCHRAGR
- a CDS encoding RsmB/NOP family class I SAM-dependent RNA methyltransferase, whose amino-acid sequence is MSRRKTVYRKAVEALREQLEGLEQDEELLARAKLLVARYSFIHVHQALRYLALLGDEAEQLLGASEESVMKTIRVNTLLAGVEELTERLAEKGVVTRRHPYLWYGLVVEETPYPIGALHEYMQGLYTVQGPASMMVVPALSPEDARRIADMCAGAGVKTSQIAQHNPSAPIIAADINRRKLLALKNNMSRLAVLNVAALHMDARQLPELGRFDSILLDAPCSGEGLLPFQRGRWPRSFGDILSRVELQLELLDAALDALEPGGAVVYATCSISVEENEYVVSTLLESRGDFEVEEPSYTAGSPGVARYIGLDLDPSVSRCKRFFPHRHSTEGFTICRLVKTS